From the genome of Sulfitobacter sp. DSM 110093, one region includes:
- a CDS encoding isocitrate/isopropylmalate family dehydrogenase, whose product MASGLKIALIRGDGIGIDVADATIEVVNAACEISGAPALSYDEINAGAGYYAETGHDIEPGGEERAGEADAIFLGAIGLPSIRHDDGTEISPHLRLRDRFGLYAGIRPIKAYPNAPQRLADPRAAHIDMVILRESTEGLFYSAAAHKRSEVIGDTEVRDTLRITRATTEKLHNFAFKLAQKRKERGKPGRVTCVDKANVFTSMAFFRKIFDEIKPNYPDIEANYNYVDAQALDLVRRPWDFDVMVMENMFGDILSDLGGGLVGGMGMAACAEIGDDNGLFQPAHGSAPDIMGQDKANPLAAILSGALMLDYLGERSGDNRYTDAAALIDASVDKGFAANALRPMEFGGDMGTLATTREVVGGLKG is encoded by the coding sequence ATGGCTTCTGGTTTGAAAATCGCCCTTATCCGTGGGGATGGGATCGGTATTGATGTCGCAGATGCGACCATCGAAGTCGTCAATGCAGCCTGCGAAATAAGCGGCGCCCCTGCCCTTTCCTATGACGAGATCAACGCAGGCGCGGGCTACTATGCTGAAACCGGCCATGACATTGAGCCCGGTGGCGAAGAACGCGCAGGCGAGGCAGATGCCATCTTCCTAGGCGCGATCGGCCTGCCCTCGATCCGCCATGATGATGGCACAGAAATCTCACCTCACCTGCGCCTGCGCGACCGCTTTGGCCTTTACGCTGGCATTCGCCCCATCAAGGCCTACCCCAACGCGCCCCAACGGCTAGCCGATCCTCGTGCGGCGCATATCGATATGGTGATCCTGCGCGAGTCCACCGAAGGGCTGTTCTATTCCGCCGCGGCCCATAAACGCAGCGAAGTGATCGGCGATACAGAGGTGCGCGACACCCTGCGCATCACCCGCGCAACTACAGAAAAGCTTCACAACTTCGCGTTCAAACTGGCCCAGAAACGCAAAGAGCGCGGCAAGCCGGGTCGCGTGACTTGTGTCGATAAGGCCAATGTTTTCACGTCGATGGCTTTCTTCCGCAAGATCTTTGACGAGATCAAACCGAACTATCCCGACATCGAGGCAAATTATAACTACGTCGACGCCCAAGCGCTTGATCTGGTGCGGCGTCCTTGGGATTTCGATGTCATGGTAATGGAGAATATGTTCGGCGACATTCTGTCTGACTTGGGCGGTGGTTTGGTCGGCGGCATGGGCATGGCGGCCTGCGCCGAGATTGGCGATGACAACGGTCTTTTCCAGCCAGCCCACGGCAGCGCCCCCGACATTATGGGTCAGGACAAGGCCAACCCCCTTGCCGCGATCCTCAGCGGCGCTTTGATGCTGGACTACCTTGGCGAACGCTCTGGCGACAACCGCTATACTGACGCGGCAGCCCTGATTGACGCGTCAGTCGACAAAGGTTTTGCCGCCAATGCACTGCGCCCGATGGAGTTCGGCGGCGACATGGGCACCTTAGCAACAACACGCGAAGTCGTGGGCGGCCTCAAAGGGTAA
- the otnC gene encoding 3-oxo-tetronate 4-phosphate decarboxylase codes for MSDAKIREDIVRRAASLYNRGLSFGSSGNISVRVDDGWLMTPTGSSMGDLDPARLSLLDTEGRHISGDAPTKEAFLHMAMYAKRSGASAIVHLHSTHSVAVSCLKCINHKDVLPPLTAYYVMRVGKLPLVPYFAPGDMELAKAVGEMASDHHAVLLANHGPVVSAKSLSDAVYATEELEETAKLFLALQAMETRPLTAEQVADLQRRFPTQT; via the coding sequence ATGAGTGATGCGAAAATCCGAGAAGACATCGTGCGCCGTGCAGCGTCGCTTTATAACCGGGGGCTCAGTTTCGGTTCCTCTGGGAACATCAGCGTGCGGGTCGACGACGGTTGGCTGATGACCCCAACCGGTTCCTCCATGGGAGACCTCGATCCAGCGCGCCTGTCATTGCTGGACACCGAAGGCCGCCACATCTCAGGCGATGCCCCCACCAAAGAAGCGTTTTTGCATATGGCCATGTATGCCAAACGGTCCGGCGCATCGGCCATCGTACATTTACACTCGACCCATTCTGTCGCCGTAAGCTGCCTGAAATGCATTAACCACAAAGATGTCCTCCCGCCTTTAACGGCTTACTACGTTATGCGTGTCGGCAAACTCCCCCTGGTGCCCTATTTCGCTCCGGGGGATATGGAATTGGCGAAGGCAGTCGGCGAAATGGCCTCGGACCACCATGCGGTTCTGTTGGCGAACCATGGGCCGGTTGTATCGGCGAAATCGCTGTCCGACGCGGTCTATGCAACCGAGGAGTTGGAGGAGACCGCAAAACTGTTTCTTGCACTCCAAGCGATGGAAACGCGGCCTCTCACAGCTGAACAGGTTGCGGATTTACAGCGGCGGTTCCCGACGCAAACCTGA
- the otnK gene encoding 3-oxo-tetronate kinase, with translation MPIVLGAIADDFTGATDLANTLVGEGMRVVQIIGVPGPEASYGDADAVVVALKSRTAPVEDAIAESLAALKWLRSEGAEQILFKYCSTFDSTPKGNIGPVADALRQAMSCELTLICPAFPKNGRTIYNGVLFVGELPLAESSMKDHPLTPMRDSNLMRLMEAQSSGKVGLIPAPIVQQGVEAIRVSMEALIAGGHSYAVIDALDDAELRTIGQAAADHKLITGGSGIALGLPDNFRVRGQMTLRQDINFSATNGRALILAGSCSAATRAQLAQAKAMWPHAKVDIDRVAAGEDMVTELAEWAKAQPSGSPVIIYGSADPEEVAGIQKRYGVAASGQMMEDTLSALALRLAEAGFHRLVVAGGETSGAVVSALNIKTLEIGPEIAPGVPWTQALDRPLTLALKSGNFGQPSFFEDALKVLP, from the coding sequence ATGCCCATCGTTCTTGGCGCCATTGCCGATGATTTCACCGGTGCCACAGATCTTGCCAATACGTTGGTCGGTGAAGGTATGCGGGTGGTTCAGATCATCGGGGTGCCCGGCCCCGAGGCGTCCTATGGCGATGCGGATGCGGTTGTTGTCGCGCTGAAATCACGAACGGCGCCGGTAGAGGATGCAATTGCCGAGTCCTTGGCCGCGCTGAAGTGGCTCCGGTCAGAAGGCGCTGAACAGATCCTATTCAAATACTGCTCAACATTCGATTCGACACCGAAAGGAAACATCGGGCCGGTCGCCGATGCGCTTCGCCAAGCGATGAGCTGCGAACTCACATTGATCTGCCCTGCTTTTCCTAAGAATGGCCGCACGATCTACAACGGTGTGCTCTTTGTCGGAGAGCTGCCCTTGGCGGAAAGCTCAATGAAGGATCACCCTCTAACGCCAATGCGCGATTCCAACCTTATGCGTCTTATGGAGGCGCAGTCCTCCGGCAAGGTAGGGCTCATCCCTGCCCCAATCGTTCAGCAAGGCGTGGAGGCGATCCGCGTAAGCATGGAAGCGCTGATAGCCGGAGGCCATTCATACGCCGTCATCGACGCGCTAGACGATGCCGAACTGAGGACCATCGGCCAAGCTGCGGCGGATCACAAGCTGATCACCGGCGGCTCAGGTATCGCGCTCGGCCTGCCGGACAATTTCCGGGTGCGCGGCCAAATGACCCTTAGGCAAGACATCAACTTCTCGGCCACCAACGGCCGTGCGCTGATTTTGGCGGGCAGTTGCTCGGCCGCCACGCGCGCACAGCTCGCACAGGCCAAGGCAATGTGGCCTCACGCAAAGGTGGATATCGATAGGGTCGCAGCGGGTGAGGATATGGTGACTGAATTGGCAGAATGGGCAAAAGCTCAGCCTAGCGGTAGTCCAGTGATCATCTACGGGTCGGCTGATCCAGAAGAAGTAGCAGGCATCCAGAAACGCTACGGCGTGGCCGCCTCTGGGCAGATGATGGAAGATACCCTAAGCGCCCTTGCCCTGCGTCTCGCCGAGGCGGGTTTTCACCGGCTGGTAGTCGCAGGAGGAGAAACCTCCGGCGCGGTCGTCTCGGCCCTGAATATCAAAACGCTCGAAATTGGCCCCGAGATCGCGCCAGGCGTGCCGTGGACCCAAGCATTGGACCGCCCCTTAACATTGGCGCTGAAGTCTGGGAACTTCGGGCAGCCCAGCTTTTTCGAAGATGCCTTAAAGGTGCTGCCATGA
- a CDS encoding GntR family transcriptional regulator: MNSSKVKSAEAEKPVSQAARVAAILQGMITNNELPPGSNYLEAELGEMLSVSRTPIREAAVILASRGLVEIRPRHGIRVLPLTIADMVEIYDILIELEPLAAFKAAELAYPEKDLRGLDESLTQMESALLQEDRKEWAAADDRFHQGLVSLSGSRRLEEVIAMYSTQVHRVRLLTLYMRPLPHASNENHRALYDAIRNAEPERARDLHHEHRVKAKALLISLLEQNNLSRF, encoded by the coding sequence ATGAATTCGAGCAAGGTCAAATCGGCAGAGGCCGAGAAACCGGTCTCGCAGGCTGCTCGTGTTGCGGCCATTCTTCAGGGGATGATCACGAACAACGAGCTGCCGCCCGGCTCCAATTACCTAGAAGCCGAACTTGGGGAGATGTTGAGCGTTTCGCGCACCCCGATCCGCGAAGCTGCGGTAATTTTGGCCTCCCGTGGTTTGGTCGAAATCCGGCCTCGGCATGGTATCCGCGTTCTGCCTCTGACCATCGCTGACATGGTAGAAATCTATGACATCTTGATTGAGCTTGAGCCGTTGGCCGCCTTTAAGGCCGCTGAGTTGGCTTATCCAGAAAAGGACCTGCGTGGGTTGGATGAGAGCCTAACGCAAATGGAAAGCGCTCTGCTGCAAGAAGACCGCAAAGAATGGGCGGCGGCGGATGATCGTTTCCATCAGGGGTTGGTGTCCCTGTCGGGGAGTCGACGTCTGGAGGAGGTGATTGCGATGTACAGCACGCAGGTGCATCGCGTGCGGTTGCTGACCCTCTATATGCGCCCGCTGCCCCACGCCTCGAACGAAAACCACCGCGCGCTTTATGATGCGATCCGCAACGCGGAGCCTGAGCGTGCCCGCGACCTGCACCATGAGCATCGGGTGAAGGCGAAAGCATTGTTGATCTCATTGCTAGAACAGAACAACCTGTCGCGGTTTTGA